A genomic segment from Sciurus carolinensis chromosome 1, mSciCar1.2, whole genome shotgun sequence encodes:
- the Smim42 gene encoding small integral membrane protein 42, translated as MSSPQLPVFSWDKGTFASAISDPVYLVKVLFFFALLMTLITLLILAWKVTNDKSNKNRDREATLLA; from the coding sequence ATGTCTTCCCCACAACTCCCAGTCTTCTCATGGGACAAGGGTACATTCGCCTCTGCCATTTCTGATCCTGTCTACCTAGTAAAAGTTCTCTTCTTCTTTGCTCTCCTGATGACTCTGATCACTCTACTCATCCTGGCCTGGAAAGTCACTAACGACAAAAGCAACAAGAACAGAGACCGGGAGGCAACACTACTGGCATGA